One region of Solanum pennellii chromosome 6, SPENNV200 genomic DNA includes:
- the LOC107021088 gene encoding syntaxin-22-like isoform X2 translates to MSFQDLESGRSVGPRRGFMNGKQDTTQAVASGIFQINTAVSTFQRLVNTLGTPKDTPELRDKLHKTRLHIGQLVKDTSTKLKQASETDHRVEVSASKKITDAKLAKDFQAVLKEFQKAQRLAAERETAYTPFIPQAVLPSSYTDGEVDVSSDKGQEQRALLVESRRQEVLLLDNEISFNEAIIEEREQGIQEVQQQIGEVNEIFKDLAVLVHEQGTMIDDIGSNIENSHAATAQGRSQLAKAAKTQRSNSSLEFNCEPLVVRCRKGM, encoded by the exons atgagcttTCAAGATCTAGAATCGGGTCGATCAGTGGGTCCACGTCGGGGCTTTATGAACGGGAAGCAAGACACTACCCAAGCGGTGGCCTCAGGAATTTTCCAGATCAACACCGCCGTCTCCACATTTCAGAGGCTGGTTAACACCCTAGGTACACCTAAGGACACCCCTGAGCTACGCGACAAGCT GCACAAGACAAGGCTACATATTGGGCAATTAGTGAAAGATACTTCCACAAAACTTAAGCAAGCGAGTGAAACAGATCATCGAGTTGAAGTCAGT GCTAGCAAGAAAATTACAGATGCTAAACTTGCTAAAGACTTTCAAGCTGTATTGAAGGAGTTTCAAAAAGCTCAACGGCTTGCAGCTGAGAGGGAAACAGCATATACACCTTTTATTCCCCAAGCAGTTCTTCCTTCTAG TTACACAGACGGTGAGGTAGATGTCAGTTCAGATAAAGGTCAAGAACAGCGAGCTCTCCTTGTGGAATCTAGAAG GCAAGAGGTTTTGCTTTTGGACAATGAGATTTCCTTTAATGAAGCAATCATAGAGGAACGAGAACAGGGAATACAAGAAGTACAACAACAAATAGGTGAAGTTAATGAGATCTTCAAGGATCTTGCCGTGCTTGTTCATGAGCAAGGAACCATGATTG ATGATATTGGTTCCAACATTGAGAATTCTCATGCTGCAACTGCACAAGGGAGATCACAACTTGCTAAAGCTGCAAAGACCCAAAGATCAAATTCATCTCTG GAATTCAATTGTGAACCACTGGTGGTTAGATGTAGAAAAGGAATGTAA
- the LOC107021088 gene encoding syntaxin-22-like isoform X1 — protein sequence MSFQDLESGRSVGPRRGFMNGKQDTTQAVASGIFQINTAVSTFQRLVNTLGTPKDTPELRDKLHKTRLHIGQLVKDTSTKLKQASETDHRVEVSASKKITDAKLAKDFQAVLKEFQKAQRLAAERETAYTPFIPQAVLPSSYTDGEVDVSSDKGQEQRALLVESRRQEVLLLDNEISFNEAIIEEREQGIQEVQQQIGEVNEIFKDLAVLVHEQGTMIDDIGSNIENSHAATAQGRSQLAKAAKTQRSNSSLTCLLLVIFGIVLLIVIIVLAA from the exons atgagcttTCAAGATCTAGAATCGGGTCGATCAGTGGGTCCACGTCGGGGCTTTATGAACGGGAAGCAAGACACTACCCAAGCGGTGGCCTCAGGAATTTTCCAGATCAACACCGCCGTCTCCACATTTCAGAGGCTGGTTAACACCCTAGGTACACCTAAGGACACCCCTGAGCTACGCGACAAGCT GCACAAGACAAGGCTACATATTGGGCAATTAGTGAAAGATACTTCCACAAAACTTAAGCAAGCGAGTGAAACAGATCATCGAGTTGAAGTCAGT GCTAGCAAGAAAATTACAGATGCTAAACTTGCTAAAGACTTTCAAGCTGTATTGAAGGAGTTTCAAAAAGCTCAACGGCTTGCAGCTGAGAGGGAAACAGCATATACACCTTTTATTCCCCAAGCAGTTCTTCCTTCTAG TTACACAGACGGTGAGGTAGATGTCAGTTCAGATAAAGGTCAAGAACAGCGAGCTCTCCTTGTGGAATCTAGAAG GCAAGAGGTTTTGCTTTTGGACAATGAGATTTCCTTTAATGAAGCAATCATAGAGGAACGAGAACAGGGAATACAAGAAGTACAACAACAAATAGGTGAAGTTAATGAGATCTTCAAGGATCTTGCCGTGCTTGTTCATGAGCAAGGAACCATGATTG ATGATATTGGTTCCAACATTGAGAATTCTCATGCTGCAACTGCACAAGGGAGATCACAACTTGCTAAAGCTGCAAAGACCCAAAGATCAAATTCATCTCTG ACATGCTTACTCCTGGTGATTTTTGGAATCGTGCTCCTTATTGTTATTATAGTACTCGCAGCCTGA
- the LOC107023356 gene encoding dolichol-phosphate mannose synthase subunit 2-like, giving the protein MELADRTIGLLLTVTSLSIFTYYTFWVIILPLVDTDHFVHKYFLPQEYAILIPVFVGMALICLLSMFTGYVMLKSKKKKA; this is encoded by the exons ATGGAATTAGCTGACAGAACGATTGGACTGCTTTTGACAGTTACTAGCTTGTCAATTTTCACATATTATACCTTCTGGGTCATCATTCTG CCATTGGTTGATACTGATCATTTTGTGCACAAATATTTTCTACCTCAAGAGTATGCAATTCTTATTCCCGTATTTGTTGGAATGGCACTCATCTGCTTGTTGAGCATGTTTACTGGATATGTGATGCTCAAGTCCAAAAAGAAGAAGGCATGA
- the LOC107021169 gene encoding ruvB-like protein 1, translating to MKIEEVQSTIKNQRIATHTHIKGLGLEPNGRPLPLAAGFVGQAAAREAAGLVVDMIREKKMAGRALLLAGPPGTGKTALALGISQDLGSKVPFCPMVGSEVYSSEVKKTEVLMENFRRAIGLRMKENKEVYEGEVTELSPEEGESVTGGYGKSISHVIIGLKTVKGTKQLKLDPTIYDAIIKEKVAVGDVIYIESNSGAVKRVGRSDAFATEFDLEAEEYVPLPKGEVHKKKEIVQDVTLHDLDAANARPQGGQDILSLMGQMMKPRKTEITDKLRQEINKVVNRYVDEGVAELVPGVLFIDEVHMLDMECFSYLNRALESSLSPIVIFATNRGICTVRGTDMVSPHGIPVDLLDRLVIVRTETYGPAEMIQILAIRAQVEGLEIDEESLAFLGEIGQQASLRHAVQLLSPASVVAKMNGRDKICKADLDEVSSLYLDAKSSARLLQEQQDRYIS from the exons ATGAAGATAGAAGAGGTACAATCAACAATAAAGAATCAGAGAATTGCTACTCATACTCACATTAAAGGCCTTGGTCTTGAG CCAAATGGGAGACCACTACCATTGGCAGCTGGGTTTGTAGGTCAGGCAGCAGCCAGAGAAGCTGCGGGGCTTGTGGTGGATATGATACGCGAAAAGAAAATGGCTGGGCGGGCTTTACTGCTAGCTGGTCCGCCTGGTACGGGGAAGACAGCTCTTGCTCTTGGTATATCACAAGACCTTGGAAGCAAG GTTCCATTTTGTCCAATGGTTGGATCCGAAGTGTATTCATCAGAAGTGAAGAAAACTGAGGTCTTAATGGAAAACTTCCGGCGAGCTATTGGTCTCCGTATGAAGGAAAATAAGGAAGTTTATGAAGGAGAG GTGACTGAACTATCTCCAGAAGAGGGTGAGAGTGTGACAGGTGGATATGGTAAAAGCATTAGCCATGTTATAATTGGGTTAAAAACTGTCAAAGGTACCAAACAGTTGAAGCTTGACCCCACGATATATGATGCCATAATTAAAGAGAAG GTAGCTGTTGGTGATGTCATTTACATTGAATCAAACAGTGGAGCAGTTAAAAGAGTGGGCAGGAGTGATGCTTTTGCCACAGAATTTGATCTTGAGGCAGAAGAGTATGTTCCACTTCCTAAAGGAGAGGTTCACAAGAAGAAGGAAATAGTCCAG GATGTTACATTGCATGATCTTGATGCTGCAAATGCACGGCCACAAGGAGGACAAGATATATTGTCCCTTATGGGTCAAATGATGAAACCTAGGAAAACCGAGATCACTGACAAGTTGCGGCAAGAGATAAACAAG GTTGTCAACCGTTATGTTGACGAAGGTGTTGCAGAGCTTGTTCCTGGTGTCTTATTTATCGATGAG GTTCATATGCTTGATATGGAATGCTTTTCATACTTGAATCGTGCCTTGGAGAGTTCACTGTCTCCAATCGTGATTTTTGCAACTAACAGAGGCATTTGTACTGtcag AGGAACAGATATGGTTAGTCCACATGGCATTCCAGTTGACTTGTTAGATCGGTTGGTGATTGTCAGAACTGAAACTTATGGTCCAGCTGAAATGATACAG ATATTAGCTATACGTGCTCAGGTGGAGGGATTAGAAATAGACGAAGAGAGCCTTGCGTTTCTGGGAGAGATTGGACAACAAGCTTCCTTGAG GCATGCTGTTCAGCTGCTATCGCCAGCTAGTGTAGTCGCAAAAATGAATGGCCGTGACAAAATCTGCAAG GCGGATCTAGACGAAGTGAGTTCATTGTACCTGGATGCAAAGTCTTCTGCAAGACTTCTTCAAGAGCAGCAAGATAGATACATCTCATGA
- the LOC107021088 gene encoding syntaxin-22-like isoform X3, producing the protein MSFQDLESGRSVGPRRGFMNGKQDTTQAVASGIFQINTAVSTFQRLVNTLGTPKDTPELRDKLHKTRLHIGQLVKDTSTKLKQASETDHRVEVSASKKITDAKLAKDFQAVLKEFQKAQRLAAERETAYTPFIPQAVLPSSYTDGEVDVSSDKGQEQRALLVESRRQEVLLLDNEISFNEAIIEEREQGIQEVQQQIGEVNEIFKDLAVLVHEQGTMIDDIGSNIENSHAATAQGRSQLAKAAKTQRSNSSLMIS; encoded by the exons atgagcttTCAAGATCTAGAATCGGGTCGATCAGTGGGTCCACGTCGGGGCTTTATGAACGGGAAGCAAGACACTACCCAAGCGGTGGCCTCAGGAATTTTCCAGATCAACACCGCCGTCTCCACATTTCAGAGGCTGGTTAACACCCTAGGTACACCTAAGGACACCCCTGAGCTACGCGACAAGCT GCACAAGACAAGGCTACATATTGGGCAATTAGTGAAAGATACTTCCACAAAACTTAAGCAAGCGAGTGAAACAGATCATCGAGTTGAAGTCAGT GCTAGCAAGAAAATTACAGATGCTAAACTTGCTAAAGACTTTCAAGCTGTATTGAAGGAGTTTCAAAAAGCTCAACGGCTTGCAGCTGAGAGGGAAACAGCATATACACCTTTTATTCCCCAAGCAGTTCTTCCTTCTAG TTACACAGACGGTGAGGTAGATGTCAGTTCAGATAAAGGTCAAGAACAGCGAGCTCTCCTTGTGGAATCTAGAAG GCAAGAGGTTTTGCTTTTGGACAATGAGATTTCCTTTAATGAAGCAATCATAGAGGAACGAGAACAGGGAATACAAGAAGTACAACAACAAATAGGTGAAGTTAATGAGATCTTCAAGGATCTTGCCGTGCTTGTTCATGAGCAAGGAACCATGATTG ATGATATTGGTTCCAACATTGAGAATTCTCATGCTGCAACTGCACAAGGGAGATCACAACTTGCTAAAGCTGCAAAGACCCAAAGATCAAATTCATCTCTG ATGATCTCCTGA
- the LOC107021268 gene encoding zeatin O-glucosyltransferase-like: protein MAMNSSSGNSLLHLNEVTVAMVPWPEHGHLNLLFYLARIIASHNIPVHFLCLSARNQDLRKRLQGGLKASVENLRDSNIHFNDLLVHSSPTEKKDDFLERLGESICRTCHELSTNTKRLVIIHDCLMITYIGNHLHLMSNFKCYAFHPTSAFTRYSTLRQTIHIVDQDHDETIKQLGDEFPTAESTFGPNMAEYVEEELTWKHNSGDIINSCRELEGKFIDSLAKVKENTPLWAFGPFNMLPESLDSFSNSSSGNKSTRHNCLKFLDKQDVNSVIFVSFGTTTTLSQEQVKELALGLEQSNHKFIWVIREADKRVDMENGEERHEKIVLPEGFEERVEGRGMVVRSWAPQLEILGHPSTGGFLSHCGWNSSMESISMGVPMAAMPMTVDQPYHTLLVSNVWKIGVSVWSWARRKEIVPAVAIEKAVKTLMGTPEGEEMRQRVVELRDNIKKSVSHGGLAYKEMESFISYIIKN from the coding sequence ATGGCTATGAATTCATCATCAGGTAACAGTCTACTTCACCTTAATGAAGTGACTGTAGCCATGGTTCCATGGCCTGAACATGGCCATCTCAACTTACTCTTCTATCTCGCTCGAATCATCGCCTCCCACAACATTCCTGTACACTTCCTCTGCCTCAGTGCTAGGAACCAAGATTTAAGAAAACGCCTCCAAGGTGGACTTAAAGCCTCTGTTGAAAACCTAAGAGATTCAAACATCCATTTCAATGACCTCTTAGTACATTCATCTCCTACAgaaaaaaaagatgatttcttgGAAAGACTAGGTGAGTCCATTTGCAGGACATGTCATGAACTATCGACCAATACGAAAAGATTGGTCATAATTCATGACTGTTTGATGATAACTTACATAGGTAATCATTTGCATTTGATGTCCAACTTCAAGTGTTATGCTTTCCACCCCACTTCAGCTTTCACCAGGTACTCTACACTTCGACAAACTATTCATATAGTTGATCAAGATCACGACGAAACGATTAAGCAACTTGGAGATGAGTTTCCAACTGCAGAGAGTACTTTCGGTCCAAATATGGCTGAGTATGTTGAGGAGGAACTTACATGGAAGCACAACTCTGGAGATATCATTAACTCCTGCAGAGAATTGGAAGGTAAGTTTATAGATTCACTTGCTAAGGTAAAAGAGAATACACCTTTGTGGGCTTTTGGACCATTTAACATGCTGCCTGAATCACTAGACTCATTTTCTAATTCTTCATCTGGCAACAAAAGTACTCGTCACAACTGTCTCAAATTTCTTGACAAGCAAGATGTAAACTCAGTAATATTCGTGTCGTTTGGAACAACCACTACATTATCACAAGAGCAAGTGAAGGAGTTAGCACTTGGTTTGGAACAAAGCAACCATAAGTTCATATGGGTAATAAGGGAAGCAGACAAAAGGGTGGACATGGAGAATGGTGAAGAAAGACATGAGAAGATTGTGTTGCCAGAAGGGTTTGAAGAAAGAGTGGAAGGAAGAGGAATGGTGGTGAGAAGTTGGGCGCCACAGTTGGAAATCTTGGGGCATCCGTCTACAGGCGGTTTTCTGAGCCATTGTGGATGGAATTCTTCAATGGAAAGTATAAGTATGGGAGTCCCAATGGCAGCTATGCCTATGACTGTTGATCAGCCATATCACACTCTGTTGGTATCAAACGTTTGGAAGATCGGAGTCTCTGTGTGGAGTTGGGCACGTCGGAAGGAAATAGTACCAGCAGTGGCTATTGAGAAAGCTGTCAAAACTTTGATGGGGACACCAGAAGGAGAAGAGATGAGGCAGAGGGTGGTGGAGTTGAGAGATAATATCAAGAAGTCTGTTAGCCATGGAGGACTTGCATACAAGGAGATGGAATCTTTCATCTCTTATATTATCAAGAACTAA